Part of the Scyliorhinus torazame isolate Kashiwa2021f chromosome 8, sScyTor2.1, whole genome shotgun sequence genome, AACGAGGACAAGCCTAGCCAGGATACAGGTGGAAAAAACTTCAGACTCAATAAGCCAAGACTAGGGCTGCAAGGTAGGTCACCTCACCTGTAGGATGGAAGGTTTCATTAAACATGTGTAGAGGAGGTCAGATCCCCACTTTATTACCCAGATTATAAACACATCAGCACTGGGGTGTTGAGACAGATGGATATGAAAATACAAATTtggagcctctcgagcctgctccaccattcaacaagatcatggctgatccgattggaacctcaatcccacagaccccccacctcaatcccacattccttctgacccccccacctcaatcccacattcctgctgacccccccacctcaatcccacattcctgctgaccccccacctcaatcccacattcctgctgaccccccacctcaatcccacattcctgctgacccccccacctcaatcccacattcccaccaaccccccccacctcaatcccacattcctgctgacccccccacctcaatcccacattcctgccgatCCCCCAATAACCTTTTACCCCCTTTACTGATCAAGAATCCATCTGGCTCGgccttctggggggtggggggggaaaaagagaaaaAGAGTTCCAGAGACTGGAGATCCTCAGAAATAATGTCTCCTCATCTTGGTCTTAAACAAGCAACACTTTAATTTTAAACTGTGACCCTTAGTTCCAGATTCTCTCACAAgtagaaacattctctccacatccaccctgcgaATGCCCCTGGGGATATATAAAGTCGccacttactcttctaaacttcagcagATGCAACTTTAGCCTTttaaacacagtggttagcactggtgcttcacagctctagtatcccaggttagattcctggctttggtcactgcttgtgcggagtctgcacgttctccccgtgtctgcgtggatttcctccgggtgctctggtttcttcccacaagatgaggttaggtgaattgaacattctgaattctccctcagtgtacccgaacaggcaccggaatgtggcgactaggggattttcacagtaatttcattgcagtgttaatgtaagcctacttgtgacactaaagcttATTAGAAACCTTTCCCCATTAGATAAACCTCCCTGGGGAGCTCACTCCAGCCCTGCCCATCTCATATTGATCACTTTGTTCCTGTTTGAATATTGAGCAATAGTCTGTAACTCCATTGGTGGGTAAACCTTAAACTGACACCTTGCTCCCTCAGCAGCTGGAGATAATGGTGGCTTAAACATGCCCAGGTGGTACCAGGGATACAGTCAGTGccaaaagcagcttctcaaaatgaCAGCCAAGCAATTTAAGGACACATGCAGCATTCAAACTGAATTAAAACGCAAGACTTACTTTTATAATCTTGCAAAATTCTGCAATGACATAATCAAAGAATAAATCTAAGGAGGCACTGAGGGAACATAGCACAAGTTCTCACAGAAAGAATCTTATAATCACATCCACATTATCAGCCCAATGGCCCCATTAATGTTCATCGTCTATATAAACATGAGAAAGATAATTTGAGAGTTGAATCTTTTGAATGTCTGAATTCCAAGGAGACGAAGACAACATGATTCCACTTTGCCCGGGTTTGCAAACTATTTGGAAATTCCCCGCATCTGGTCAAATTTCCGTCTCAGCGTTTGCTGCTTCTTCTCAAGTTTCTCTCTCTCGGAGTTTAGTTTTTGATGCTCTCTCTTTAGTCTGATAACATACTCTGTTGCCTTCCTCAGGATGACCACTTTTGAGGCTTTGTCATTCTTGGAAAGTTCTGGCACCTCGTCTCGAAGAGCCAATAGACAATGCTTCAACTCATTCCTCCTTTGCCTTTCCAGGACATTGTGAGTCCTCCGTCGCTcctcatcctcagcatctgaaGACCTGGGACTGAAGGTCAAGGACTCGTGCATCCTCCGTCGGTcctcatcctcagcatctgaaGACCTGGGACTGAAGGTCAAGGACTTGTGCATCCTCTGTCGCTcctcatcctcagcatctgaaGACCTGGGACTGAAGGTCAAGGACTTGCTGGGGGACGAGTACCTGATCACATGGAGATAGCGGTCAGTTTTGGCTCGTTTTGGTGCTGGGGTCTCCTTGCAGAGCAGTGGAGAGGGCGCAGCATAGTTATGTTGCTGTTGAATTTCCAGATTGCATCGTTTGATGCTGGCCAATGTCTGAGAGCGAGTTCCAGTCCTTGGAATATCCTGCTGGGCACTGCCCCCCACTGCCAACCTTTGCTTCTCAATGGTTACAACGTCAATCTCTTCTTCTGCAAACACAAGGCAGCTTTAATGTACATGCTTTTAGCAGAACTAGATTTTCAATACAGTAAAAGCTGGAACATTAGGAACAGAATAAGAACATTCAGTTAAATCACACATGATCTCTATTTAGCCACCTGGCTTCCATACCCCTCAATATAATAGACTGATTTGGATCAAGCTCTGGGAGGGGAAAGTTTTATTTTAAAGATAAATTGCGGTGAGtgtgtaacctttgacctggtgaAGAGATGTCAATCAGGTTCAGGGTTTGGTGTCCATCTCCATTATTCTATCCACTGCATTTTGCACCTTTTTTGAACAGAAAGGTTTCatttccagtggggggggggaaaagagagaaagagatgggagGGATGGTCTGTTCCAACATACGGTAACACAGAAACCAGGAAGCTCCCAGTCTCTAAAGAGCAGGCACACCAACAAAGCGGAGAGCTGCTTGGCTCCTGCTCATTTCCCCTTCCATTGACACTTGACCAGTCAGGCCTCATGCTGGGGATACACCCTCAGGGAAATTGCCACTTCAAGGCAAACCATGAACCATGGAGAACAAACTCACCATCTACAACACAGAGGCCACCTACCTGAGACACACAATGTGCAGGAGGGCTGCTCCAGCAAGCCAAACCtgcagagtgtgggggttgggaagCCTGACTAAGATGGTGGATTCTTACCTCATTCCTGAGAGAATTATTCTCTGGGCCTCCATACCGGTGAAGGCATCACAAATTCAGATACATGTCATAATGGcccagcagactcaatgggccaaatggcccaattctgctcctacatcttatgaactTGTGTCTTCACCCACTCCAATCAGTTAAAAGCAAATGAGTAATACAAGATTCCTCCCCCTCAATACAGCCCAGACCATCAGCCTTCCCACTGGCCAAGGAAACAATCCAGAGAtcttccagtttactcccacatttGCACACAAGGCAAGTCTTTGGTGGCCGAGTTGGTCCATGTGTAACCGGAGAAGCGACACATGGGACCACACGACTGACCTGCTTCCAATCAGGAACTTGCATCGACTATTCTGCCCAATGGGTCTGTACCTGAGTCACTGGAACGCGAGGAAACACTGCCTGTTGACAAGGAACTTTCGTCGTCTGAATTTGGATCTTCATTCTTTTGGTGAGGCCTGTCCAGGAAGGGGGTAATACTCTCGAAATCAGAGCCACACAGATCCTGGAAAAGTTGAGACTCGATTTCAGACAtcagggggctggatagagggggCACATCTAATTTGTCACCAGCTTTGTCCAGCTCTGTGGTTGTTAATAAATTACTCCACATGCAGTCCTGCTCCATCTTGAGTGATGCTTCCAAGTCCCAAAGTAAACCCTGGTCAACATATTCCTCATCGTCCAACAGGCACTTTGACATTAATTCCAACTGGTCTGATTTGGAAGGCATTAAAGTGGAAAGGGAGTCACAGATATTATTCTTGGGGAGGGAGTTTTGTGGTGAACTTGGCAACATTTCAACAGTCTTCAGAAATTCCTGGCAGGTCTGATAAAAATCATCATCATCTTCCAGGAGTGAGGAGAAAATGCCAAAGTCACCACTGATATTTCCACTCTGAGGCATAGTGAGGATAATCTGCAAGATAAACACAACAAAACATTAATTCAAACTCAAATTAACATTTGGAAAATTATTTAAACCACAAGACGATAGATAAAAGGCTAggttgagtgactggggactgggtgGGTGACCCTGATGTGACGACCCAGGTTGTTTGTGATTGGAGATGGTGAACAGTAATCTTCAGTAACAGACCAGCTTAAGGTTTAAGAGATATTCCTGTCCCTCAATCTGCAACATCTTCCATTCAACACAAAACCTGCAGGTGGCAACAGTTCAGTCCTCTGCTAATCATTGCAACCAATTCCTGGCTTGGGGAGCAGAAAAACATCCCAAGATGTGATGAGTTACCAGGTGCCAGAAGCAGCTTTACACGTTTCCGTTAAACACACAATTCCATCAGAGACCAAACCAAGATTCACTATAACAGAAGCCAGTGACAACCAGGAATACACTGCACATTGCCCCTTACCAAATTGCTTTGTCACATCTCTAACCACACCCCATCTCCCTCCAGAAGATGACATTTCCATAAAGCAGCTGACAACAGCAGCGACAGTTCGAGACTCTGCCCCATTATCAAAAGCAGAGGAAAtaaaggccattcaacccctcctcaGTCTGTCCCCTCAGCTGTCTCGTCCACAATATCAGCAATGAGCATCAACAAAAACTGGCTCACGGAATGTCTGCTGGCAGTGTTGTGCTCAATCTGATTCAAGTCACCTTAAGctgcgcagcccacctcaaactccAACAAACCTCCACCAATAGTCTAAACCTAATTTCGTGAGGTAGGGCCTGAACACCTCCCGAACTCCTGGATCTCATCCCAGAGAAATGACAACAGTTCCCAACATCAACTCCCAATTCTCAACACAACCATTTCCAGGCTATGCAGAAAATACTGCTCCATGTAAAGTGGACACTTTACAACTGGGCCTACACAGAAGGAGGTTACTGTACGAGATGCTAATTACCTTTACACAAGGGGTCTTTAGACAGCAATTACACAAGCCCACTTTCAACCCTCTCCCTTCTTCTGTTAATGTAAATAGTTGGCAGCTTTTAGGAACCAATATGTTGTAAGAAACAGGAAAGCCCGCCTCTCGAGCTGAGGTCATGTTCCATCGCAGTCGAGACATCCCACAAACTTTCCAGACCGGTTTAAACCCCTTTCCACTTAACATTGCAAATGAAGAACGGAGTGATTTACAACCTATTTATTTTAGTAGAACGTTTGGCAAATCAAACAACATTTATTGTAAATCTCCAGAAGCAGTGTGCATACAGTAATCACACTGTATGAAACAGACACGCTACACTCTTTGCATTTAGGTGCTGGTGGTTTTTTTAAATATACATGATAAATTAAGACAGATTTTAAGGGGCAGTTAGCTGCATTATCAAACTTCACTTTTACAATTCAAACACGGCTTTCCATTCCATGAGGACAGGGTGGGCAGACAGAGTCACACACCATGACCCACTAACCAAGTTGTTTCATTAGAAAGCAGGCTCTCTGTTACCGCGCCAGTCTTCAACACTCGTTTCTTCAAATCCAGAGCAGATTGAGATAAACTAGGAACAGAATTCACAATAACGCGATGTCTGGAGTTCCACTCCGCTATCAATTACTTTTATTGATCAGAAGGAAGAACAGTGTTCCCTCAAGTTCCTTTTAAGCTCTTGAAGGACAATCCTGGCTTCCCacagcacctccccatccccctcaggagcagcacctccccatccccaaggGAGCATCTCCAAATTCCTGCCTTATCTAAAGTGTCTGCGGTGTGCAAGTAGGGACGATTTATTTTTACATAATGAAGCAGGACAACTTTGGATTCCACCTATGCCCAAAATTGAGCTGCGAGTTCTGTCCACATGTTCAGTGATGACAAATCAGAGATAACTACATTGTCACGTTAGGGTTAAACCCCGATTCATATTGAAGAACAGCAAAAGAAAAATCAGGACGAGGTGGAACGGAATAGCTGACCTCGTAACAGTTTTCAATTAAAACTGCCAATAAACACAAAATCAATTGTTCAACTTAAACAACCTCTGGCAGGGAGGGTTAGAGGAGGTTTCGGATATTGAAAGGATACGGAGCCTAAATCACAAACAATCCTTCAAAATCAGAATCAAGATATTTATTGAATCACTGAAATGGGAGCCCTTCCCTCAAACTGTCATCCCATATTTCCCTGGCATGCTGTATTTAAAGACAAACACTTTTGCCCCAGGCTCTGCCTCATAACCAATCGCTGATTCTCCAACACTCTTTCAATATTTCAATCCTGATGCAATTTCTCCCTCAGCCTTCCCAGAACTGGATACTAAACGTGATCTAACCAGCATTTTTTATTGATTTATAGGATGTAgccatcgctggttagaccagcatttattgcccatccccaattgtccctcaagaaggtggtgggtgagctgcctcctccaacccactgcagtccatgtggtgtaggtatacacactgtgctgttagggagggagttacaggattttgatccagtgacagtgaaggaacggcgatacatttccaagtcagggtgacttgggaggggaacctccaggtggtggggtacaAATTTTACATTCAATGACCCTGTGCATGACACCAAGAACCTTATTCAGCATCCGCTCCAGTTCATTCTGTATTTAAAAACTATTTCACAAAATACACTACTTCATTTCTCGCTGCCCTGAATGAGATCTGACATGGGACTCTCCCCATCATTGCCAGCAAAGCTCAACATAGTCACGTGCTAAATCCCAAAATACAGACAGGATGGGAGTTATAGCATTCCAGATGTGACTTAACCCAGGAAATCAATTAAGCTTTGTGTAAGTTCAGTAAATAACATCATCATTTCCCAAAATCTCAATCAGAATCCACAGTATTGAACCCTTCATTTTACCATCTGTCATCAACACTTTCACCGCaacagacacccccctccccctccaaacagaccccccctccccctacatacagacaccccccctccccctacaaacacagacccccccctccccctacaaacacagacacccccctccccctccaaacagaccccccctccccctacaaacacagacacccccctcccccttacaaACACAGACGCCCCCCTCCCCCTTACAaacacagacccccccctccccctacaaacacagacccccccctccccctacaaacacagacccccccctccccctacaaacacagccccccccctccaaacacagccccccccctccaaacacagccccccctccccctacaaacacagacccccccctccccctacaaacacagacccccccctccccctacaaacacagacccccccctccccctacaaacacagccaccccctccccctacaaacacagacccccccctccccctacaaacacagacccccccctccccctacaaacacagacccccccctccccctacaaacacagacccccccctccccctacaaacacagacccccccctccccctacaaacacagcccccccctccccctacaaacACAGACCCCCTTCCCCCTACaaacacagaccccctccccctacaaacacagaccccccctccccctacaaacacagaccccccctccccctacaaacacagacccccttccccctctctcctcccctctctgcgGGAATCCCAATCCGtgccggagcggccgctcggcctctCTTACCCGCTGCTGTCCCTCTCGGCGGCTCCGGTTTGTGTCTCGCTCGCGACCCCTTTCCCGCTCTTTATACCCGGCCCCGCCCCCCGGCCCCGCTCCCGCCAAAATCTCGCCGAAACCCCGCCCTCCGGCACAGGCCCCGCCCTCCGGCGCAACGCCgccccccggcacagaccccgcccTCCGGCTCAACCCCGCCCCCCGGCAACAGCTCCGCCCCCCGGCAACAGCTCCGCCCCCCGGCGCAACCCCGCCCCCCGGCAACAGCTCCGCCCCCCGGCCCCGCTCCCGCCAAAATCTCGCCGAAACCCCGCCCTCCGGCACAGGCCCCGCCCCCCGGCTCAACCccgccccccggcacaggccccgccCTCCGGCGCAACCCCGCCCCCCGGCAACAGCTCCGCCCCCCGGCGCAACCCCGCCCCCCGGCGCAACCCCGCCCCCCCGGCAACAGCTCCGCCCCCCGGCGCAACCCCGCCCCCCCGGCGCaacgccgctcccccccccccccctccctccagggaACCCGCGCCCAGCGTAAACCCCGCCGccgccgcccgggggggggggggggggatgtaactTATTATCTCATTGAAACGACTTCCTCTAATCGCCCTGTCACTGGGTGGAAATAGGTCCCGGATTCTCCGCTCTGTTTATTTCTTAAATCTCCCAAATGTCGCAAAATTGATGGAAACTCACAgctactcacagcaaaccagcactcacagtgagacagcAACTCACAGCAAGACAgctactcacagcaaaccagcactcacagcaaaccagcactcacagtgagacagtaactcacagtgagacagcaactcacagcaaaccagcactcacagtgagacagcactcacagcaagacagcactcacagtgagacagcAACTCACAGCAAGACAGcgctcacagcaaaccagcactcacagtgagacaaCTCACAGCAAGACAGCACTCAGCAAACCAGCACTCACAATGAGACAACAACTCACAGCTAGACACCTACTCACAGCAAACCaccactcacagcaaaccagcactCAGTGAGACAACTCACAGCAAAAcagcactcacagcaaaccagcactCACAGTGACACAGCAATTCACAGCAAACCAGCACTCACAGCACGACAGTAACTCACATCAaaccagcactcacagtgagacaaCAACTCACTGCAAGACAGCCCTCACAGCAAGACAGCAGTCACAGCAAACCAGCACTCACAGCATGACAGTaacacacagtgagacagcaactcacagcaaaccagcactCACAGCAAGACAGCCCTCACAGCAAGAcagcactcacagcaaaccagcactCACAGCATGACAGTAACTCAGTGAGACAGCAACTCAAAGCAAACCAGCACTCACAGCAAGACAGCACTCACAGCAAGACAGcactcacagagagacagcaactcacagcaaaccagcactCACAGCAtgacagtaactcacagtgagacagcaaCTCACAGCAACTCATTACAAGAAAGCACTCACACTGAGTCAGTAACTCACAGCAACTCACAATGAGCAGTAACGCACAACaagacagcactcacagtgagacagcaactcacagcaaaccagcactCATAGCATGACAGCAACTCACAGCGAGACTGCAACTCACAGCaagacagcactcacagtgagacagcAACTCACAGCAACTCAcagcgagacagtaactcacagtgagacagtaactcaaagtgagacagtaactcacagcaaGCCAGCAATTCACAGCAAGACAGTAACTCACAGCGAGACAGTAACTAAcagcgagacagtaactcacagcaaGAAAGTAACTCACAGCAAGACAGTAACTCACAGCAAGACAGTAACTCACAGCAAGACAGCGACTCatagtgagacagtaactcacagtgagacagtaactcacagcaaGACAGCAACTCACAGTaagacagtaactcacagtgagacagtaactcacagtgagaaagcagcacacagtaactcacagtgagacagtaactcacagtgagacagaaACTCACAGTAACTCACTGTGGGGCAGCAACTCGCAGTAACTCACTGTGGGactaactcacagtgagacagtaactcacagtgagacagtaactcacagtaactcacagtgagaaaGCAATTCACAGTAAATCACAGCAAGactaactcacagtgagacagtaactcacagtaaATCATAGCAAGACAGCAACTCACAGTGAGACGGTAAGTCACAGCAAGACTGCACTCAcaatgagacagtaactcacagcgagacagtaactcacagcaaGACAGTAACtcaaagcgagacagtaactcacaACAAGCCAGCAACTCACAGCAAGACAGCAGCTCACAGCAAGACAGTAACTCACACCGAGACATTAACTCACAGTGAGACATTAACTCAcagcgagacagtaactcacagcaaGACAGCAGCTCACAGCAAGCCAGTAACTCACACCGAGACATTAACTCAcagcgagacagtaactcacagcgagacagtaactcacagCGGGACAGTAACTCACAGCAAGACAGCACCTCACAGCAAGAAgcaactcacagtgagacagtaaccgacagtgagacagtaactcacagcaaGACAGCAACTCatagtgagacagtaactcacagtgagacagtaactcacagcaaGACAGCAACTCACAGTGAGAAAGCAACATAGTAACTCACAGTAAGACTGTAACCgacagtgagacagtaactcacagcaaGACAGCAACTCAcggtgagacagtaactcacagtgagaaaGCAATACACAGTAACTCACAGTAAGACAGTAACTCACAGTaagacagtaactcacagtgagacagtaactcacagtgagacagtaactcacagcaaGACAGCAACTCACAATAACTCAGAGCGAGACAGTAACTCAgtgtaactcacagtgagacagtcagtcacagtgatacagtaactcacagtaactcacggtgagacagtaactcacagcaactcacagtgagacagtagctcacagtgagacagtaactcacagcaactcacagtgagacagtcagccacagtgagacagtcagccacagtgagacagtaactcacagtgagacagtaactcacattaactcacagtgagacagcaactcacagtaactcacagtgagaaaGCAACTCACAGTAACTCACAGCACCTCACAGTGAGgcagtaactcacagtgagacagtaactcacagtaacTCACTGTGGGACTGTAACTCagagtgagacagtaactcacagtgaaACAGTAATTCACAGCAACTCACAGCAactcacagtaactcacagtgagacagtaactcacagtgagacagtaactcacagtaactcacagtgagacaataactcacagtgagacagtaactcacagtgagaaaGCAATTCACAGTAAATCACAGCaag contains:
- the mych gene encoding myelocytomatosis oncogene homolog; this translates as MPQSGNISGDFGIFSSLLEDDDDFYQTCQEFLKTVEMLPSSPQNSLPKNNICDSLSTLMPSKSDQLELMSKCLLDDEEYVDQGLLWDLEASLKMEQDCMWSNLLTTTELDKAGDKLDVPPLSSPLMSEIESQLFQDLCGSDFESITPFLDRPHQKNEDPNSDDESSLSTGSVSSRSSDSEEEIDVVTIEKQRLAVGGSAQQDIPRTGTRSQTLASIKRCNLEIQQQHNYAAPSPLLCKETPAPKRAKTDRYLHVIRYSSPSKSLTFSPRSSDAEDEERQRMHKSLTFSPRSSDAEDEDRRRMHESLTFSPRSSDAEDEERRRTHNVLERQRRNELKHCLLALRDEVPELSKNDKASKVVILRKATEYVIRLKREHQKLNSEREKLEKKQQTLRRKFDQMRGISK